The Acidobacteriota bacterium sequence AATAAAGAGAGCAAAAACAGCAATAAGAAGTAAAAAAAGTAAGCGTATTGGTGTGAGGAATGTTCTTTGGAAAAGCATCATTGTCAAACTCCTGGATTAGGTCAAAGTTGATTTTGAGCCTGGGGAAAGGGCGGTGATTTCGATTGTGCGTGCAGAGCGATTGGTCACTTGCCCGTCGTGAATGTTCAGCAGCGAAACTGAAACCTGGCTGAGTAGGGCAAGGGGCGAATGGAATCACTGTCAAATTTCGGCACCAGAGCGATTCGCTCCAGCTTTCAGTTCGGGCCAGAACTTACTCGATTGAACTTAAACCGTCAATCAACTTTTCGTTAAAAAATGGATGCTTCAAGCCTCATCCCACAATCGTTCAACGGCCCGTTTGCAATTCAGAATCGTTTCCAAGCTGCCATCCATGTGCGGTTCCAACGAAATGTTGCCGGAATATCCCATTCGTTTCAGCGCGGCGAAATGCGGGCGATAATCCATCATGCCTTGGCCCGGCACAACCCATATCGGCATTCCGCTGCCGCGCGGCGCGTCAATTTGATCTTTGATGTGAACGTTGGCGATGAATTGCGCGACGGTTTCAAATTCGTCAATCGGATCGCGCCGCAACATCCAGGCGACATTACACGGATCGTAGTTGATGCCGAGGTTGGTTGCGTGTGTGGCGCAGATCAGGTTCACAGTTGCCGCGCCAGTGTCCGCCCAACAAACCGGCTCCGGTTCAATCAATAATCGCAATCCGGCTTCGCCTGCTTTCGTTGCTGCCTCGGTCAACGAATCCACCACCCAACTCGGCGGATTGTCGCCGGGGATCAAATCAGCGGTTTCTTCCTTCGCGTTCGGCTTACAGAATCCAAACACCACCAGTGCCGTCAGGTTCCAGCGTTTGGCCAATTCGACCGAACACGGAAACACGTCGGCCATTTCGCGCAGAAATTTTTCTGTGGAATCCGTCCATTTGAACAAACCCGGCGACAAAGCAGTAATTTCCAAGCCTTCGCCGTCACAGATGCGCTCGATTTCCAGCAACTCTGCCGGATCGCACATCGGCGCACGCCCGGATTTCAAAAAGCGAATTTCATAGCGTCGCAACCCGGCGGCAATTCCAATTTGCGAAGCTCGGCGAAAATCACGACTGATTTCGTCAGCAACAATTCCAAGAGTAAGCATCAGTATTCGATAAAAAGCTGGACAGGATTAACAAGATTGAACAGGATTGACTTCATCCTGAGAAGTCTTGTCAATCCTGTCAAAAAAATCTTTGGCTTTAAGCCTTGATCACATCGGCTTTGACCAGAGCTTCCAGATTCCAGGTCGCAAGCATTGGTTCAGCAATCAATTCGATCAATGTTGCGCCGATTTGGCGACAAGCGCGATGCCAGTTTTGCTGGTGACGGCTCAGCGCGTCGCGGTATCGGTTGATTGCGGCATCATCAATGAAAATTTCGCGCTGCTCTTCGGTTTCAGAATCAATCAGCCGCAACCTCCCTCGTTCCGGCGGAGCCAGATCGGTTTCCGCCAACAGTTGAATGACAACCACCGAAGCCGCGTTGTGCGAAAGTTGTTGCAGCAATTGCAACGGTTCGCCCAACCAGAGTAAATCGCTGATGAAAACGCGTTGGCTCTGT is a genomic window containing:
- a CDS encoding sugar phosphate isomerase/epimerase — its product is MLTLGIVADEISRDFRRASQIGIAAGLRRYEIRFLKSGRAPMCDPAELLEIERICDGEGLEITALSPGLFKWTDSTEKFLREMADVFPCSVELAKRWNLTALVVFGFCKPNAKEETADLIPGDNPPSWVVDSLTEAATKAGEAGLRLLIEPEPVCWADTGAATVNLICATHATNLGINYDPCNVAWMLRRDPIDEFETVAQFIANVHIKDQIDAPRGSGMPIWVVPGQGMMDYRPHFAALKRMGYSGNISLEPHMDGSLETILNCKRAVERLWDEA